A single genomic interval of Penicillium psychrofluorescens genome assembly, chromosome: 2 harbors:
- a CDS encoding uncharacterized protein (ID:PFLUO_002802-T1.cds;~source:funannotate), whose amino-acid sequence MASTDQRDSLQNAICLSHHVNARSKARRPSPLKDIIHFMSQEGMISFAGGLPHPSLFPIHRANFVVSNVSSPRALEYNDESVLELSSTAGSPTLANFLQYGNGAGNPQLRQWCLDFTLQIHQPPYKDVEVLLHQGNTNAWSKVVGLLCEEGDHILCESFTYPSAQALWIPLGNFAAPIPMDDQGIHPDALEQMLASWNETHPGVRRPHVLYLVGVGSNPSGTTMREDRKRTIYSICSKYDIIIVEDDPYYFIQYSKYGTDSGTTYELQPNDAFKAFLAPSFLRYDYQGRVIRLESFSKSLAPGLRLGYFVANSSFTERLLRATEVETQDPAGLSQAVVLSILRQWTVDGYLTWLQNLSNQYQMRCDWMISAFAKNFELVPASAFPNLNADGLVAAMKTGSGSIPIFSFVPPIGGMFIWAMFHFSANPRFKELRHDSKIEDPEQSFANELWMRFAENLVLLTPGSYYHPWQGADKVSTQARGVEPETSHFRFSFAMVTRDDIELGVTRMAEVVKSSWNL is encoded by the exons ATGGCAAGCACGGATCAACGCGATAGCCTGCAAAACGCTATATGCCTTTCGCATCATGTCAATGCGAGGTCGAAAGCTCGACGGCCGAGCCCTCTGAAAGATATCATTCACTTCATGTCTCAGGAGGGAATGATCAGCTTCGCTGGAG GCCTCCCGCATCCGTCGTTGTTCCCAATCCACAGAGCAAATTTTGTGGTTTCAAATGTGTCTTCTCCGCGTGCTCTAGAATACAACGACGAAAGCGTTCTTGAACTGTCGAGTACGGCAGGCTCGCCGACTCTAGCCAACTTCCTTCAATACG GTAATGGTGCAGGGAATCCGCAGTTGCGCCAATGGTGTCTAGATTTCACCCTGCAGATCCACCAGCCGCCATATAAAGATGTTGAGGTTCTCCTGCACCAGGGAAACACAAATGCATGGAGCAAAGTGGTTGGCCTGCTATGTGAAGAAGGGGATCACATCCTCTGCGAGAGCTTCACGTACCCGTCCGCTCAAGCTCTGTGGATTCCTTTGGGGAATTTCGCTGCGCCGATTCCAATGGACGATCAAGGCATCCACCCCGATGCGCTTGAGCAAATGCTCGCCAGTTGGAATGAGACGCATCCAGGAGTACGGCGCCCGCATGTGCTTTACCTCGTAGGTGTGGGCTCCAATCCTTCCGGTACCACAATGCGTGAGGACAGGAAACGGACGATCTATTCGATCTGTTCGAAGTACG ATATCATCATTGTTGAGGATGACCCATACTATTTTATACAATACTCTAAGTATGGGACCGACAGCGGCACGACATACGAACTGCAACCAAATGATGCCTTTAAGGCATTTCTCGCGCCATCATTCCTGCGCTACGACTATCAGGGCCGAGTGATCCGTCTCGAGTCATTCAGCAAAAGCCTCGCACCGGGTTTGCGCCTGGGATATTTCGTAGCGAATTCTTCTTTCACCGAACGCCTACTGCGAGCGACTGAGGTCGAAACGCAAGACCCCGCAGGCCTCTCACAAGCAGTCGTCCTATCAATCCTGCGCCAGTGGACGGTGGACGGTTACCTTACCTGGCTGCAGAATCTGAGCAATCAGTATCAAATGCGATGCGATTGGATGATAAGCGCCTTCGCAAAGAATTTCGAACTCGTGCCCGCCTCCGCATTTCCTAATCTCAACGCAGACGGACTCGTGGCGGCAATGAAAACGGGGTCCGGCTCGATCCCAATCTTCAGTTTTGTGCCTCCGATAGGAGGTATGTTCATCTGGGCGATGTTTCATTTCTCTGCGAACCCACGATTCAAAGAGCTCCGGCACGATAGCAAAATCGAAGACCCCGAACAGAGCTTTGCGAATGAGCTCTGGATGCGGTTTGCGGAGAACTTG GTTCTCCTGACTCCAGGATCTTACTATCATCCATGGCAGGGCGCGGACAAGGTCAGCACCCAAGCCCGCGGCGTGGAACCCGAGACGTCACATTTCAGGTTCTCCTTCGCCATGGTGACG AGAGATGACATAGAGTTAGGCGTCACTAGGATGGCAGAAGTTGTGAAGTCATCGTGGAACTTGTGA
- a CDS encoding uncharacterized protein (ID:PFLUO_002803-T1.cds;~source:funannotate), giving the protein MPEVPGETASVRDLEGSGEKHEISTSHQHDDPFGDEEFAAVRYRTMAWCAVILIVGLGLIATYTGYVLGQFRLQYPHVHNMADAGEVLMGRFGRELFGSAQLIVLIFVMGSHILTFSIMMNTLTNHGTCTIVFNIIGMALMFLGNLPRTLKNVSWLSIGSFIGIFSAVLVTMITIAIEHPWRGDIEPTNNTSFYEGFVAVTDIVFAYAGHVNFFSFISEMKEPKEYPKTLYLLQSVDVAYYVVATVVIYYYGGQNVASPALGSLSPLMSKVAYGIAIPEIVIGGVINGHVASKYVYVRLFRGTNHMHQRNLLSLGSWVLITFGLWVIAWIIAEGIPVFNPLLGLVTAYAASSGSS; this is encoded by the exons ATGCCAGAAGTTCCCGGCGAAACAGCGTCGGTACGGGATCTAGAGGGCAGTGGCGAGAAGCATGAGATCTCGACCTCCCACCAACATGACGATCCTTTTGGTGACGAGGAGTTCGCGGCCGTAAGATACAGGACTATGGCTTGGTG CGCCGTGATTCTTATTGTAGGCCTCGGCCTGATCGCCACGTACACTGGCTATGTGCTCGGCCAGTTTAGACTGCAATATCCCCATGTGCACAATATGGCAGACGCGGGCGAAGTCCTCATGGGCCGTTTCGGCAGGGAGCTCTTCGGCAGTGCCCAGCTGATCGTCCTGATTTTCGTGATGGGCAGCCATATCCTCACGTTTTCCATTATGATGAACACGCTTACAAACCACGGCACTTGCACGATTGTCTTTAACATTATAGGAATGGCTCTGATGTTTCTTGGCAATCTCCCGCGCACCCTTAAGAATGTCTCGTGGCTATCAATCGGAT CATTTATTGGTATCTTCAGCGCTGTATTGGTCACGATGATTACCATTGCGATTGAGCACCCATGGAGAGGCGATATTGAGCCGACGAACAACACGAGCTTTTATGAGGGATTTGTCGCTGTCACTGATATTGTCTTTGCTTACG CGGGACATGtgaacttcttcagcttcatTTCGGAGATGAAGGAACCCAAAGAATACCCGAAGACTTTGTATCTGTTACAGTCTGTAGACGTTGCCTACTATGTGGTGGCTACGGTGGTGATTTATTACTATGGTGGTCAGAATGTTGCATCACCCGCATTAGGCTCACTGAGTCCGCTGATGAGCAAGGTTGCCTATGGCATTGCCATCCCAGAG ATCGTGATCGGTGGCGTTATCAACGGACACGTTGCCAGTAAATATGTATATGTGCGCCTGTTTCGCGGCACCAACCACATGCACCAGCGTAACTTACTGTCATTGGGCTCTTGGGTGCTGATTACCTTTGGCCTCTGGGTGATTGCCTGGATCATCGCGGAGGGCATCCCTGTCTTCAACCCCCTCCTCGGCTTGGTG ACGGCCTATGCGGCGTCTTCTGGTTCTTCCTAA
- a CDS encoding uncharacterized protein (ID:PFLUO_002804-T1.cds;~source:funannotate) translates to MATTTTTEVLSLEHQSKPVLPDLQQQQQQNQSLSTAASARTIESLNLESAPDTEPNYPTGTKFWFTIIALCVVLILGGLDANIVATAVPSITNHFHTVADVGWYSSAFRLCTCAFQFGFAKLYTLFSLKGVFLMSNVIFLVGSLLCATASSSTMFIVGRAVTGMGFAGELAGCFAVVVHILPLNKRPVFAGLMACVESLAIIAAPIVGGILTQSLGWRWCFWINLPIGAVSLATMFFLFSDPRTRQEDDLTVAQKIRELDLVSNFLFIPSLTALFVALSWAGTKYPWSDGKVIGLFVLFAVLLVAFVFNQYRRGDSAALPFRIIKSRSVIAGFIFTTCTNSMTNVLEWYLPTYYQVVRSRTPSESGYLMIPILVGMMLGLFLQGIGTTTLGYYAPFMIFASICMPIAAGLMTTYDVHTSLAQIILYSGFAGFSGGIGFQGSQAAVQTTLSAADVNLGIGVILFGQSLGPAVFIAIAQVIFTNQLSSSLGDVIPGLTPAYIEEHGLGDIKNGVPMQRWGEVLGGIERSLTHTWYLTVALACTTIVGSLLVEWRSVKQKQS, encoded by the exons ATGGCGACTACAACTACAACCGAGGTCCTTTCTCTCGAGCACCAATCTAAACCGGTCTTGCCCGAtctgcagcaacagcaacagcaaaATCAATCACTATCTACGGCAGCCTCGGCACGAACGATTGAGTCTCTCAACCTCGAATCCGCCCCAGACACAGAGCCCAACTACCCAACTGGCACCAAATTCTGGTTCACCATCATCGCACTGTGCGTGGTCCTGATCCTCGGAGGCCTAGATGCCAACATCGTCGCCACGGCCGTGCCGAGCATCACGAACCATTTCCATACCGTCGCCGACGTAGGCTGGTATTCGTCTGCATTTCGGCTCTGCACCTGCGCGTTCCAATTCGGGTTCGCGAAGCTGTACACACTCTTCTCACTCAAGGGCGTCTTTTTGATGAGCAATGTTATATTCCTCGTCGGCTCTTTACTCTGCGCcacggcttcttcgtcaaCCATGTTTATTGTCGGGAGAGCAGTAACGGGTATGGGCTTTGCGGGGGAGTTGGCTGGGTGTTTTGCGGTCGTGGTGCATATTCTGCCGCTCAACAAGCGGCCAGTGTTTGCGGGTTTGATGGCGTGTGTGGAATCGCTTGCGATCATTGCGGCGCCGATAGTCGGTGGTATATTGACTCAGTCTTtggggtggaggtggtgtttCTG GATCAACCTTCCTATTGGCGCAGTATCGCTGGCGACCatgttcttcctcttctcagACCCAAGAACCCGCCAAGAGGACGACCTCACAGTGGCTCAGAAGATCAGAGAGCTCGACCTCGTCAGCAACTTCTTGTTCATCCCATCACTAACAGCGCTTTTTGTCGCGCTTTCTTGGGCGGGAACGAAGTATCCCTGGTCAGATGGAAAAGTCATTGGATTGTTCGTCTTATTTGCCGTGCTACTCGTCGCCTTCGTCTTCAATCAATACCGACGCGGAGACTCAGCCGCACTCCCTTTCCGCATCATCAAAAGCCGAAGTGTCATCGCGGGATTCATCTTCACGACATGCACTAATTCAATGACGAACGTCTTGGAGTGGTACTTACCCACATACTATCAAGTCGTTCGATCCCGG ACCCCAAGCGAGAGCGGCTACCTGATGATCCCCATCCTCGTTGGGATGATGCTCGGTCTTTTTCTTCAGGGCATCGGTACGACCACGCTTGGCTACTACGCTCCCTTTATGATCTTCGCCTCCATATGCATGCCGATTGCAGCGGGCTTGATGACAACATACGATGTCCACACATCCCTAGCCCAGATCATCCTCTATTCCGGCTTCGCAGGCTTCAGTGGAGGCATTGGTTTCCAAGGCTCCCAAGCGGCTGTTCAGACAACGTTGAGTGCCGCGGATGTCAATCTTGGGATCGGAGTCATCTTGTTCGGGCAGAGTCTGGGTCCCGCGGTGTTTATCGCTATTGCACAGGTTATATTCACGAATCAGTTGTCGTCAAGTCTGGGAGATGTTATACCAGGGTTGACACCTGCGTATATTGAAGAGCACGGACTTGGTGATATTAAGAACGGGGTTCCCATGCAGCGGTGGGGTGAGGTTCTGGGTGGTATTGAGCGGAGCTTGACTCATACTTGGTACCTTACTGTCGCGTTGGCTTGCACGACAATTGTGGGAAGTCTTTTGGTCGAATGGCGCTCGGTAAAACAGAAGCAGTCGTGA
- a CDS encoding uncharacterized protein (ID:PFLUO_002805-T1.cds;~source:funannotate), which yields MESVTLGAAMKVVPEVRRLTRPQLQALNVEKKEQRFPRRDDTHGPTIATWRSNLAALSQRRNLLFVAYGCDIYVWVPTGPDQLLGAQAEMVITPVMKEPHASGYIDPSNPHTINNILVDDLGLDEILLLATDSGNVCGYQVEAIFSAINRCAKNNYTRPYNGAEATPFFVEHVGRSAWGLATHKFARLIAVSSNTGLITVFAFALVDPTSGDDERRPHQDLELDEQEQTWVLIQTDKQLRQLQKLMPNHRSRNLRLTYGGHHDNIPCISFANFDLDPNGMWMVSTDISNRVLVWRIWDEIGPIQWYYPGDPLNEPRQMGWSVLPLDPRTFRWHHSAEEACGCEPEQLGMEGRIVLDVHKALRGIPDSSQMFLFGVSKEKPVPPEFLPDDLLSGDCCVDDKRRPSLSDDGLPSSPSSSQVEDKGSFHEPRNWPEDDQSDFRRVVRVEQSFADVFPEDNEHLRVPSFLNVDPSSDQDTNIMHEMDLLGLHPIHPHDPDFFPVMHFSQHHISLAPYPLSADFQMVCQAPLSQRTFNMGISHACDRFNMIKYIPDLGLILATSQKGRVAIISLTWQEKIGYAFRVDWIVPFATQERDDERPMLPLLGMAASPMPGFEVPPDVPIIPRDVDPTDGLRFNYRILNPGDDVEAEAEAEPGEPSPSSSPEPPSSFTSPNPSPAPHPQQPSESTIRRSTSSPLDEGTSSDAVSSPSANSTSDSDSPPPDLDHSQMNIKPTLPELHAKASQAYHPHERWHGWHPSRHYRLLLLFCDHTVMSYEFWHDWNS from the exons ATGGAGTCCGTCACTCTCGGCGCTGCCATGAAGGTCGTTCCAGAGGTGAGAAGGCTGACACGGCCGCAGCTTCAGGCTTTGaatgtggagaagaaggaacagcGG TTTCCACG GCGAGATGACACCCATGGTCCAACCATAGCCACTTGGAGAAGCAACCTG GCGGCTCTTTCGCAGCGCCGGAATCTGCTTTTCGTGGCATATGGCTGTGACATCTACGTCTGGGTGCCGACTGGCCCGGATCAGCTATTGGGAGCGCAAGCCGAGATGGTCATCACTCCCGTGATGAAAGAGCCTCATGCCAGCGGGTACATCGATCCTTCGAATCCCCATACAATCAACAACATTCTCGTGGACGATTTGGGTCTCGATGAaatcctgctgctggcgacGGACTCGGGCAATGTGTGCGGTTACCAGGTAGAAGCGATCTTCTCGGCAATCAATCGCTGCGCGAAGAACAACTACACGCGTCCCTACAACGGTGCCGAAGCCACCCCGTTTTTCGTCGAGCACGTTGGCAGAAGTGCTTGGGGCTTGGCTACTCACAAATTTGCGCGGCTGATTGCCGTGAGCTCCAACACGGGTCTAATCACCGTCTTTGCATTCGCACTGGTGGATCCCACTTCCGGTGACGACGAGCGCCGCCCACACCAGGACTTGGAATTGGatgagcaggagcagaccTGGGTGCTCATCCAGACAGATAAGCAGCTGCGACAACTGCAGAAGCTCATGCCCAACCACCGGTCTCGCAATCTCCGACTCACCTATGGCGGTCACCATGATAACATCCCCTGCATATCCTTTGCGAATTTCGACCTGGACCCTAATGGCATGTGGATGGTCAGCACCGATATCAGCAACCGGGTCCTTGTGTGGAGGATCTGGGATGAGATCGGACCGATCCAATGGTATTATCCCGGAGATCCCTTGAACGAGCCCCGGCAAATGGGCTGGTCGGTGCTACCTCTCGACCCACGAACGTTTCGATGGCATCATTCTGCAGAAGAAGCTTGTGGCTGTGAGCCAGAGCAGTTGGGGATGGAAGGCCGTATCGTGCTGGATGTGCACAAAGCGCTTCGCGGGATCCCGGATTCCTCGCAGATGTTTCTGTTCGGCGTCTCCAAGGAGAAACCCGTCCCGCCGGAGTTCCTGCCTGACGATCTGTTGTCTGGTGATTGCTGCGTGGATGACAAGCGTCGACCGAGCTTGTCAGACGATGGCCTtccatcttcgccgtctTCGAGCCAAGTCGAAGACAAAGGGTCGTTTCATGAGCCCAGGAATTGGCCCGAAGATGACCAGAGCGATTTTCGCCGCGTGGTCCGCGTAGAGCAGTCCTTTGCCGACGTTTTCCCGGAAGATAACGAGCATTTGAGAGTGCCGTCGTTTCTCAACGTTGATCCATCGTCCGATCAGGATACTAACATCATGCACGAGATGGACCTGCTAGGActccatcccatccatc CCCACGACCCAGATTTCTTCCCCGTCATGCACTTTTCCCAACACCACATCAGCCTAGCACCCTACCCCCTCAGCGCAGACTTCCAAATGGTCTGTCAAGCGCCGCTCTCCCAACGCACCTTCAACATGGGCATCAGCCATGCATGCGACCGCTTCAATATGATCAAGTATATCCCCGATCTTGGGCTCATCCTGGCCACCTCCCAGAAAGGGCGGgtcgccatcatctcgctCACCTGGCAGGAGAAAATTGGATATGCCTTTCGCGTGGACTGGATTGTTCCCTTCGCTACCCAGGAACGCGACGATGAGCGTCCGATGCTGCCCCTACTTGGTATGGCGGCTAGTCCCATGCCGGGATTTGAGGTCCCGCCTGATGTGCCCATTATCCCGAGGGATGTCGATCCTACCGACGGGTTGAGATTTAATTATCGCATTCTCAATCCCGGAGACGACGTAGAAgcagaagccgaagccgaacCCGGAGaaccatctccttcctcctcacctGAACCGCCCTCCTCATTCACCTCTCCAAAcccttctcctgctcctcacCCCCAGCAACCCTCTGAATCCACCATACGCCGATCTACTTCATCTCCTCTTGACGAGGGCACCAGCTCAGACgcagtctcttctccatcggcAAACTCAACCTCAGACTCCGATTCTCCTCCACCCGATCTAGACCACAGCCAAATGAATATCAAGCCAACTCTCCCGGAACTCCACGCCAAAGCCTCGCAGGCCTATCACCCGCACGAACGCTGGCATGGCTGGCACCCTTCCCGGCACTATAGACTCCTTTTGCTTTTCTGTGACCATACCGTCATGAGCTATGAATTCTGGCATGATTGGAATAGTTAG
- a CDS encoding uncharacterized protein (ID:PFLUO_002806-T1.cds;~source:funannotate) yields the protein MDLVAGVRKEGSRGGRNEFKWSDVKDSTHRENYLGHSVMAPVGRWQQGRDLQWYAKGDVDDEEERLRKEREERQQVKNAEEEAMARALGLPLPPTAEGGNANMPETSIDLEIEVSWQRYSSTPAALSLPV from the exons ATGGATCTGGTCGCGGGTGTTCGCAAGGAAGGCAGCCG TGGCGGCCGCAACGAGTTCAAATGGTCCGATGTCAAGGACTCCACCCACCGCGAGAACTACCTGGGCCACTCGGTGATGGCTCCCGTCGGGCGGTGGCAGCAGGGTCGCGATCTACAGTGGTACGCCAAGGGCGATGtagacgacgaagaggaacGCCTCCGAaaggagcgcgaggaacGCCAGCAGGTCAAGaacgccgaggaggaggcgaTGGCGCGCGCGCTGGGGCTTCCGCTGCCTCCGACGGCCGAGGGGGGTAATGCGAATATG CCGGAGACATCGATCGACCTCGAGATCGAGGTCTCGTGGCAGAGATACAGCTCCACACCGGCGGCGCTCTCGCTCCCGGTCTAG
- a CDS encoding uncharacterized protein (ID:PFLUO_002807-T1.cds;~source:funannotate), with protein sequence MHHLRFSLILTSLLVAIGALAAHDPNDVSVLIKEAARANNESLLWGPYKPNLYFGVRPRIGNSLSAGLMWARLDNLEGVQNNFRHTCEQNENMAGYGWDKYDIRKGGRETIHDAGNAVDLTIDFIKVPGGQHGGNWGFRVKGTPREDADPDTPITMVFYTSMEGRGHLSAQSQPEDELGFAGDVKFDGHSPELGDFSIDVTKGPETNKHPRHDHPSYDEKPLDRSIVASTDMPLEVIWAAKRSLFIQIKSELDRYIEEYTTDNPPPIEQLFSVPNNPGQSNFHIVQKFFTGPFEFDVLFSSASAPEPMTSESIDKNIEKTALSFTKRFDEVLAPQTPFVSAEYSRFSKAMLSNLVGGIGYFHGPDIVDRTAHPAYDEENEGFWEETEEARITGASKPDLEGPKDLFTCVPSRPFFPRGFLWDEGFHLMPVMEYDPDLALEIIKSWFQLMDEDGWIAREQILGAEARSKVPPEFTIQYPHYANPPTLFMTLEAFLDKVKSNQSTQSGSLDHTDIAESLRSATVRNTELAHAYLRSFYPLLKKHYFWYRKTQRGDVTAYDREAFSTKEAYRWRGRSKQHVLTSGLDDYPRAQPPHPGELHVDLISWMGMMTRTMRRVAETLGEEEDAKEFEYYETAITRNIDDLHWDDTHKTYCDATIDDFEEDAHFCHKGYISLFPFLTGMLAPDNFRLKHVLDLIQDPEELWSDYGIRSLSKKDKFYGTEENYWRSPIWMNINYLVLKGLHNTATVSGPYQDQAREMYSQLRKNLVENVFREWKKTGFAWEQYNPDTGLGQRTQHFTGWTSMVVNMMAMPDLSGGAGTGHDEL encoded by the exons ATGCATCATCTACGCTTCTCCCTTATCCTCACTTCGCTCCTAGTGGCAATTGGTGCCCTGGCAGCCCACGACCCCAACGATGTCTCCGTCCTGATCAAAGAGGCCGCTCGCGCCAACAATGAGTCCCTGCTCTGGGGCCCCTACAAGCCCAACCTCTACTTCGGCGTGCGCCCGCGCATCGGCAATAGTCTCTCGGCGGGCCTGATGTGGGCGAGactcgacaatctcgagGGCGTGCAAAACA ACTTTCGGCATACCTGCGAACAAAATGAGAATATGGCCGGCTATGGCTGGGATAAATACGATATCCGAAAGGGCGGCCGCGAAACGATCCACGATGCTGGCAATGCTGTCGACCTGACTATCGATTTCATCAAGGTGCCTGGCGGCCAGCATGGAGGGAACTGGGGGTTCCGTGTGAAGGGCACACCGCGCGAGGATGCGGATCCGGATACACCTATCACAATGGTCTTCTATACCAGCATGGAAGGACGGGGGCATCTGAGTGCGCAGTCGCAGCCCGAGGATGAGTTGGGCTTCGCGGGCGATGTCAAGTTCGACGGCCACTCTCCCGAGCTCGGGGACTTCTCAATTGATGTCACCAAGGGTCCGGAGACGAACAAACACCCCCGTCATGACCACCCCAGCTATGACGAAAAGCCGCTGGATCGCAGCATCGTGGCTAGTACGGATATGCCGCTGGAGGTTATTTGGGCGGCGAAGA GGTCTTTGTTCATTCAGATCAAGTCGGAGCTCGACCGCTATATCGAGGAATATACCACCGACAACCCGCCTCCTATCGAGCAACTGTTCTCTGTCCCGAACAACCCTGGACAGAGCAATTTCCATATTGTCCAGAAGTTCTTCACTGGTCCCTTTGAGTTTGACGTCCTGTTCTCGTCTGCCTCTGCTCCTGAGCCGATGACCTCGGAGAGTATTGACAAGAATATCGAGAAGACTGCGCTGTCGTTCACCAAGCGCTTCGACGAGGTTCTAGCACCCCAGACGCCGTTCGTCTCGGCAGAGTACTCGCGATTTTCCAAGGCGATGCTGTCCAATTTGGTTGGCGGCATTGGATATTTTCACGGCCCAGACATCGTCGACCGTACCGCGCACCCTGCCTACGAcgaggagaacgagggcTTTTGGGAGGAAACCGAAGAGGCTCGGATCACAGGTGCTTCAAAGCCAGATTTGGAGGGGCCTAAGGACCTGTTCACTTGCGTTCCTTCTCGACCGTTCTTCCCGCGAGGATTTTTATGGGATGAGGGATTCCACTTGATGCCTGTCATGGAATACGACCCTGATCTCGC ACTTGAAATCATTAAGAGTTGGTTCCAGCtgatggacgaggatggcTGGATCGCTCGCGAGCAGATTCTCGGCGCAGAGGCTCGCAGCAAGGTCCCTCCCGAGTTCACCATCCAGTACCCTCACTACGCGAACCCTCCCACGCTCTTCATGACCCTGGAGGCATTCCTGGACAAGGTGAAGAGCAACCAGAGCACTCAATCTGGGTCATTGGATCATACCGACATAGCTGAGAGCCTGCGCTCGGCTACTGTCCGCAACACGGAGCTGGCTCATGCGTATCTCCGTTCATTCTATCcgctgctgaagaagcaCTACTTCTGGTACCGAAAGACCCAGCGTGGAGATGTCACCGCGTATGACCGTGAAGCCTTCTCGACCAAGGAAGCCTACCGTTGGCGCGGCCGATCCAAGCAGCACGTCCTAACCTCCGGTCTGGACGATTACCCACGGGCCCAACCACCGCACCCTGGTGAGCTGCATGTAGACCTGATCAGTTGGATGGGCATGATGACCCGCACAATGCGCCGCGTGGCCGAGACCctgggtgaagaagaagacgccAAGGAATTCGAGTACTACGAAACGGCCATCACGCGCAACATCGACGACCTGCACTGGGACGACACGCACAAGACTTACTGCGATGCCACGATTGATGACTTTGAGGAGGACGCGCATTTCTGCCACAAGGGCTAtatttccctcttccctttcctgACCGGCATGTTGGCGCCAGACAACTTCCGACTCAAGCACGTCCTGGACCTCATCCAGGACCCTGAGGAACTCTGGAGCGACTACGGCATCCGCAGTCTGAGCAAGAAGGATAAGTTCTACGGGACAGAGGAGAACTACTGGAGGAGTCCGATCTGGATGAACATTAACTATTTGGTGCTGAAGGGTCTCCAT AACACTGCAACTGTCTCCGGTCCTTACCAGGACCAGGCCCGGGAGATGTACTCGCAATTGCGCAAGAACCTGGTCGAGAATGTCTTCcgggagtggaagaagaccggGTTCGCTTGGGAGCAGTACAACCCCGACACGGGCCTCGGACAGCGAACGCAGCACTTTACCGGCTGGACCAGTATGGTGGTGAACATGATGGCCATGCCGGATCTTTCTGGTGGTGCTGGGACTGGCCACGACGAGCTGTAG